In Cryptomeria japonica chromosome 10, Sugi_1.0, whole genome shotgun sequence, a genomic segment contains:
- the LOC131073332 gene encoding transcription factor MYB4: protein MGRASKDEKMGLKKGPWSPEEDQLLIDFIHRNGHNNWIALPKQAGLLRCGKSCRLRWNNYLRPDIKRGNFSSEEKRAIIKLHQIFGNRWSAIASRLPGRTDNEIKNVWRTHLQKHHLQMAIDPVTNAVATSSTSHNNSKYSHVSMEPMKKDAFADNSVISQTKASVDSPTTLPYSSGSFNDSQSLSSEVISTLGWIRSNCINSFDVAFGYNHQPPNVQDDNKLEELLLDEKFIMGDQKLKEEERYLPRESENATSIMTSEANWEHSSNLQVCNLVSSCREDDNLNSRDGEDTNAHQLCNIGMECNDYWLNFLQQAGSLQAGSSFSMHHHQAGYL from the exons ATGGGCCGAGCTTCCAAAGATGAGAAAATGGGACTTAAGAAAGGTCCCTGGTCTCCTGAGGAGGATCAATTGCTTATTGATTTTATCCACAGAAATGGCCATAATAATTGGATTGCGCTTCCCAAGCAAGCAG GGCTTCTTAGATGTGGGAAAAGCTGTCGTCTACGGTGGAATAATTACCTTAGACCAGACATCAAACGGGGGAATTTTAGTTCAGAGGAGAAGCGAGCTATCATTAAACTTCACCAGATTTTCGGCAACAG GTGGTCTGCCATTGCCTCACGCCTGCCTGGAAGAACAGACAATGAGATAAAGAACGTCTGGAGAACTCACTTGCAGAAGCATCATCTCCAAATGGCAATCGATCCAGTGACAAATGCAGTAGCAACGAGTTCTACTTCACACAATAATTCCAAGTACAGTCACGTTTCAATGGAGCCAATGAAGAAGGATGCGTTTGCAGACAATTCAGTTATATCACAAACAAAAGCATCTGTTGATTCTCCTACCACGCTACCCTACTCGTCTGGCTCATTCAACGATTCACAGAGTTTGTCAAGCGAAGTTATTTCAACATTAGGTTGGATTCGGTCCAACTGTATAAATTCCTTTGATGTAGCATTTGGGTACAATCATCAGCCACCAAATGTTCAAGATGATAACAAACTTGAAGAGTTGTTATTAGATGAGAAATTTATCATGGGAGATCAGAaattgaaggaagaagaaaggTATTTGCCGAGGGAAAGTGAGAATGCAACTTCAATTATGACATCTGAAGCAAACTGGGAGCACAGTTCAAACTTGCAGGTTTGTAATTTGGTGTCTTCCTGTCGAGAAGATGATAACCTGAATAGCAGAGATGGTGAAGACACAAATGCCCATCAGCTGTGTAATATTGGCATGGAGTGTAATGATTACTGGTTAAACTTTCTGCAGCAAGCTGGGTCGCTTCAGGCTGGTAGTTCTTTTTCTATGCATCACCACCAGGCCGGGTATTTATAA